Proteins from one Neodiprion fabricii isolate iyNeoFabr1 chromosome 5, iyNeoFabr1.1, whole genome shotgun sequence genomic window:
- the LOC124183978 gene encoding uncharacterized protein LOC124183978 isoform X2, translated as MVPAFGLFVLLLPPLIVGAGDFDLHRGIGSTDHWLHASNDSATRSGLIISRFLPDGEFERVSTWPGFCAKETSIDWGDIDVTLREVWIKNEGRKLQLIYEGGILSDCFDVEADQDADDDRECSGSSRPEIEDEDEDEEEKGDEAVFQVTEKNIADWFVSAEDLRRQCFRVKTRTRNQVMARHGQSIRVRRGMFQALMMAPGTKWCGPTQLASRYNELGAFDQLDRCCRRHDHCHRAIPPMTQRYDYYNSMPFTLSHCGCDQSFRTCLKMAGTSSANFVGKLFFNVVQTKCFVLKPQKACQRRSWWGKCEAYEYRKQAHLRDNVPY; from the exons ATGGTGCCGGCATTCGGATTGTTTGTCTTACTGCTACCGCCCTTAATTGTTGGTGCGGGTGACTTCGACCTGCACCGCGGAATCGGAAGTACCGATCATTGGTTGCACGCTTCAAACGATTCGGCCACCCGAAGTGGCCTAATAATCAGCCGATTTCTCCCTGACGGAGAATTTGAACGGGTCAGCACGTGGCCCGGATTCTGTGCCAAAGAAACGTCCATCGATTGGGG GGACATCGATGTAACGCTGCGTGAAGTATGGATCAAAAATGAAGGCCGTAAATTGCAGCTGATCTACGAAGGCGGCATCCTCAGCGATTGTTTCGACGTTGAGGCAGATCAAGACGCCGATGATGATCGTGAGTGCAGTGGCTCTTCGAGGCCAGAGATcgaagacgaagacgaggaTGAGGAAGAGAAAGGGGACGAGGCTGTGTTCCAAGTAACCGAGAAGAACATCGCCGACTGGTTCGTCTCGGCCGAGGATCTTCGCCGTCAGTGTTTCCGGGTTAAAACCAGAACGCGGAATCAAGTTATGGCACGGCACGGACAATC GATCAGAGTTAGGAGAGGAATGTTCCAAGCCCTGATGATGGCTCCGGGGACGAAATGGTGCGGACCGACGCAGCTAGCATCGCGTTATAACGAGCTCGGGGCTTTCGATCAGTTGGACAGATGCTGTCGTCGCCACGATCATTGTCACAGGGCGATTCCTCCGATGACCCAACGCTACGATTATTACAATTCCATGCCGTTCACTCTCAGTCACTGCGGATGCGACCAAAG TTTTCGAACGTGTCTAAAAATGGCCGGAACTTCGTCGGCGAACTTCGTTGGGAAATTGTTCTTCAACGTTGTACAGACAAAGTGTTTTGTTCTGAAGCCGCAAAAAGCCTGCCAGCGAAGATCGTGGTGGGGAAAATGCGAGGCTTACGAGTACCGGAAACAGGCGCATCTCAGGGACAACGTGCCGTACTGA
- the LOC124183978 gene encoding uncharacterized protein LOC124183978 isoform X1 produces the protein MVPAFGLFVLLLPPLIVGAGDFDLHRGIGSTDHWLHASNDSATRSGLIISRFLPDGEFERVSTWPGFCAKETSIDWGDIDVTLREVWIKNEGRKLQLIYEGGILSDCFDVEADQDADDDRECSGSSRPEIEDEDEDEEEKGDEAVFQVTEKNIADWFVSAEDLRRQCFRVKTRTRNQVMARHGQSIRVRRGMFQALMMAPGTKWCGPTQLASRYNELGAFDQLDRCCRRHDHCHRAIPPMTQRYDYYNSMPFTLSHCGCDQRRYDDGDESNRRRRRRRGRHREKRDLLIIPGTQWCGRGHRATKYTNLGGFGSADACCRRHDTTCPFFIPAFQTKYDLFNWGISTLMHCACDERFRTCLKMAGTSSANFVGKLFFNVVQTKCFVLKPQKACQRRSWWGKCEAYEYRKQAHLRDNVPY, from the exons ATGGTGCCGGCATTCGGATTGTTTGTCTTACTGCTACCGCCCTTAATTGTTGGTGCGGGTGACTTCGACCTGCACCGCGGAATCGGAAGTACCGATCATTGGTTGCACGCTTCAAACGATTCGGCCACCCGAAGTGGCCTAATAATCAGCCGATTTCTCCCTGACGGAGAATTTGAACGGGTCAGCACGTGGCCCGGATTCTGTGCCAAAGAAACGTCCATCGATTGGGG GGACATCGATGTAACGCTGCGTGAAGTATGGATCAAAAATGAAGGCCGTAAATTGCAGCTGATCTACGAAGGCGGCATCCTCAGCGATTGTTTCGACGTTGAGGCAGATCAAGACGCCGATGATGATCGTGAGTGCAGTGGCTCTTCGAGGCCAGAGATcgaagacgaagacgaggaTGAGGAAGAGAAAGGGGACGAGGCTGTGTTCCAAGTAACCGAGAAGAACATCGCCGACTGGTTCGTCTCGGCCGAGGATCTTCGCCGTCAGTGTTTCCGGGTTAAAACCAGAACGCGGAATCAAGTTATGGCACGGCACGGACAATC GATCAGAGTTAGGAGAGGAATGTTCCAAGCCCTGATGATGGCTCCGGGGACGAAATGGTGCGGACCGACGCAGCTAGCATCGCGTTATAACGAGCTCGGGGCTTTCGATCAGTTGGACAGATGCTGTCGTCGCCACGATCATTGTCACAGGGCGATTCCTCCGATGACCCAACGCTACGATTATTACAATTCCATGCCGTTCACTCTCAGTCACTGCGGATGCGACCAAAG GAGATACGATGACGGGGACGAGTCGAATAGACGGAGGCGAAGAAGACGAGGACGCCACCGGGAAAAACGCGACCTCCTTATCATACCCGGGACGCAGTGGTGCGGTCGGGGTCACAGAGCGACCAAGTACACCAATCTCGGTGGTTTCGGCTCGGCAGACGCGTGCTGCCGGCGCCATGACACCACCTGCCCGTTCTTCATACCCGCCTTTCAAACGAAATACGACCTCTTCAACTGGGGAATTTCTACCCTCATGCATTGTGCCTGCGACGAGCG TTTTCGAACGTGTCTAAAAATGGCCGGAACTTCGTCGGCGAACTTCGTTGGGAAATTGTTCTTCAACGTTGTACAGACAAAGTGTTTTGTTCTGAAGCCGCAAAAAGCCTGCCAGCGAAGATCGTGGTGGGGAAAATGCGAGGCTTACGAGTACCGGAAACAGGCGCATCTCAGGGACAACGTGCCGTACTGA
- the LOC124183975 gene encoding zinc finger protein 2-like isoform X2, with the protein MCTTPGNAGAGFGYPWSFGGPGTDARDNAQSDLTTNISYAVNNNQDQGSSQKIQVDVKPAKLANSAHRRPVFNMNESCQQTPTTHHGHTGGAHNQTHGVHARAKKHHDVFSITCDKGGCNCDASHPTPPPSLFSNPLVFTAGDKHAMSKHFMTPIGPLQLTAEECNEILMKRAAAASNQANANSVATSQTDTTAHLGHVFTHVNTVQIETKVKQQQDMGSQVRVPKERPYSCSECGKSFLLKHHLTTHARVHTGERPHICPHCGKSFAHKHCLHTHLLLHSSERPYQCRECKKSFTLKHHLVTHTRVHTRERPFVCQECGRAFPLKRHLVTHSKFHSGERPFVCEECGESFSQKDHLVMHSRFHGSLHPFVCHDCGATFQRKFELVNHGRLHGRVPHSCTVCGKEFLQKRTLLAHMRLHTGETPFACTVCGEAFPRKADLVAHSKIHNNNTSPDEKPLTCRECGLEFSNREALTLHLRLHSGDRTLVTDLCGLAAAFQQTPGHFLTPNTTGPHQMNGPIGTPGVSHMHGATQTSPPVGSGPKPKPHLCPDCGRGFAQKHGLSQHQRRHTDGSCHIRSHVCDKCGKAFFQKNHLLLHQRQHMDPPPSLLRQQQRQAAQAAAQQAQQQQQQQQQQQQQQQQVQQQQQQQACTVDTKAIQLQAIQQQVQVQQQQQQQQQQQQQQQQQQQQQQQQQQPCTVDTKAIQLNVTM; encoded by the exons ATGTGCACGACGCCTGGAAATGCAGGTGCCGGATTTGGTTACCCTTGGTCATTTGGTGGGCCAGGTACTGACGCCCGTGATAACGCTCAGAGTGATTTAACTACAAACATTAGCTACGCAGTAAACAATAATCAGGATCAGGGTTCGAGTCAGAAAATTCAGGTCGACGTCAAGCCGGCTAAGTTGGCCAACAGTGCCCACCGTCGTCCGGTTTTTAATATGAATGAGAGTTGTCAACAGACTCCGACTACTCATCACGGACACACAGGAGGAGCTCACAATCAAACTCACGGGGTTCACGCTCGTGCCAAGAAGCATCACGATGTCTTCTCGATAACCTGCGACAAAGGAGGTTGTAACTGTGACGCATCCCACCCTACACCCCCCCCATCCTTATTCTCTAATCCTTTGGTATTTACCGCAGGCGATAAACACGCCATGAGTAAACATTTTATGACCCCGATCGGACCGCTCCAGCTCACCGCTGAGGAGTGTAACGAGATCCTCATGAAGCGTGCCGCAGCTGCGTCCAACCAGGCTAACGCCAACAGCGTGGCGACAAGCCAGACGGACACGACAGCCCACCTTGGGCATGTCTTCACTCACGTGAATACAGTGCAGATCGAGACCAAGGTCAAACAGCAACAGGACATGGGGAGCCAGGTTCGGGTCCCCAAAGAACGGCCCTACTCATGCTCAGAGTGCGGCAAGTCATTCCTACTGAAGCATCATCTCACTACTCATGCCAGAGTTCATACTGGGGAGAGACCCCACATTTGCCCCCACTGCGGCAAGAGCTTTGCTCACAAACACTGTTTACATACTCACCTTTTGTTGCACAGTTCCGAGCGACCTTATCAGTGTCGGGAGTGCAAAAAGTCATTCACCCTGAAGCATCACTTGGTAACTCACACCCGTGTCCACACGAGAGAGCGACCCTTCGTATGCCAGGAGTGCGGTAGGGCATTTCCATTGAAACGCCACCTAGTTACCCACAGTAAATTTCATTCTGGAGAACGACCCTTTGTATGCGAAGAATGTGGCGAGTCATTTTCACAGAAGGACCATCTCGTCATGCATTCACGTTTCCACGGCAGCTTACATCCATTCGTTTGCCACGACTGTGGTGCCACCTTCCAGAGAAAGTTTGAGCTGGTCAATCATGGGCGGTTGCACGGAAGGGTACCACACTCGTGTACGGTTTGCGGCAAAGAATTTCTTCAGAAACGTACTCTACTTGCCCACATGCGCTTGCACACTGGGGAGACTCCGTTTGCCTGCACTGTTTGCGGTGAGGCATTTCCTCGCAAAGCTGATTTGGTCGCTCACTCAAAGATACACAATAACAATACCAGTCCAGATGAGAAGCCATTGACTTGCAG gGAATGCGGATTGGAATTCTCAAATCGCGAAGCACTAACTCTGCATTTAAGGCTACATTCTGGCGATAGGACTCTGGTCACCGATCTGTGCGGGCTAGCAGCAGCGTTCCAGCAAACACCAGGTCACTTCCTAACGCCAAATACAACAGGGCCTCATCAG ATGAATGGTCCTATCGGAACGCCGGGTGTTAGCCACATGCATGGGGCAACGCAGACATCCCCGCCAGTGGGTTCCGGGCCAAAACCGAAACCACATCTTTGTCCGGATTGTGGGCGCGGTTTCGCCCAAAAGCACGGGTTGTCACAGCATCAGCGCCGTCACACGGACGGTAGCTGCCACATCCGGTCCCACGTTTGCGACAAGTGCGGCAAGGCGTTCTTCCAAAAGAACCACTTGTTGCTTCATCAACGTCAACACATGGATCCTCCACCCAGTCTGCTTCGTCAGCAGCAGAGACAAGCAGCTCAGGCTGCGGCTCAGCAGGctcagcagcaacagcaacaacagcagcagcaacagcagcagcagcagcaggtccaacaacagcagcagcagcaagcCTGCACCGTGGACACAAAAGCAATACAGCTGCAAGCAATACAACAGCAAGTTCAGGttcagcagcaacagcagcagcaacaacaacaacaacaacaacagcagcaacaacaacaacaacaacaacagcaacaacaaccgTGCACCGTTGATACGAAAGCAATACAATTGAACGTCACCATGTGA
- the LOC124183975 gene encoding zinc finger protein 436-like isoform X3, whose amino-acid sequence MCTTPGNAGAGFGYPWSFGGPGTDARDNAQSDLTTNISYAVNNNQDQGSSQKIQVDVKPAKLANSAHRRPVFNMNESCQQTPTTHHGHTGGAHNQTHGVHARAKKHHDVFSITCDKGGCNCDASHPTPPPSLFSNPLVFTAGDKHAMSKHFMTPIGPLQLTAEECNEILMKRAAAASNQANANSVATSQTDTTAHLGHVFTHVNTVQIETKVKQQQDMGSQVRVPKERPYSCSECGKSFLLKHHLTTHARVHTGERPHICPHCGKSFAHKHCLHTHLLLHSSERPYQCRECKKSFTLKHHLVTHTRVHTRERPFVCQECGRAFPLKRHLVTHSKFHSGERPFVCEECGESFSQKDHLVMHSRFHGSLHPFVCHDCGATFQRKFELVNHGRLHGRVPHSCTVCGKEFLQKRTLLAHMRLHTGETPFACTVCGEAFPRKADLVAHSKIHNNNTSPDEKPLTCRECGLEFSNREALTLHLRLHSGDRTLVTDLCGLAAAFQQTPGHFLTPNTTGPHQYLQMNGPIGTPGVSHMHGATQTSPPVGSGPKPKPHLCPDCGRGFAQKHGLSQHQRRHTDGSCHIRSHVCDKCGKAFFQKNHLLLHQRQHMDPPPSLLRQQQRQAAQAAAQQAQQQQQQQQQQQQQQQQQQQQQQQQQQQQQQQQQQQQQQQQQPCTVDTKAIQLNVTM is encoded by the exons ATGTGCACGACGCCTGGAAATGCAGGTGCCGGATTTGGTTACCCTTGGTCATTTGGTGGGCCAGGTACTGACGCCCGTGATAACGCTCAGAGTGATTTAACTACAAACATTAGCTACGCAGTAAACAATAATCAGGATCAGGGTTCGAGTCAGAAAATTCAGGTCGACGTCAAGCCGGCTAAGTTGGCCAACAGTGCCCACCGTCGTCCGGTTTTTAATATGAATGAGAGTTGTCAACAGACTCCGACTACTCATCACGGACACACAGGAGGAGCTCACAATCAAACTCACGGGGTTCACGCTCGTGCCAAGAAGCATCACGATGTCTTCTCGATAACCTGCGACAAAGGAGGTTGTAACTGTGACGCATCCCACCCTACACCCCCCCCATCCTTATTCTCTAATCCTTTGGTATTTACCGCAGGCGATAAACACGCCATGAGTAAACATTTTATGACCCCGATCGGACCGCTCCAGCTCACCGCTGAGGAGTGTAACGAGATCCTCATGAAGCGTGCCGCAGCTGCGTCCAACCAGGCTAACGCCAACAGCGTGGCGACAAGCCAGACGGACACGACAGCCCACCTTGGGCATGTCTTCACTCACGTGAATACAGTGCAGATCGAGACCAAGGTCAAACAGCAACAGGACATGGGGAGCCAGGTTCGGGTCCCCAAAGAACGGCCCTACTCATGCTCAGAGTGCGGCAAGTCATTCCTACTGAAGCATCATCTCACTACTCATGCCAGAGTTCATACTGGGGAGAGACCCCACATTTGCCCCCACTGCGGCAAGAGCTTTGCTCACAAACACTGTTTACATACTCACCTTTTGTTGCACAGTTCCGAGCGACCTTATCAGTGTCGGGAGTGCAAAAAGTCATTCACCCTGAAGCATCACTTGGTAACTCACACCCGTGTCCACACGAGAGAGCGACCCTTCGTATGCCAGGAGTGCGGTAGGGCATTTCCATTGAAACGCCACCTAGTTACCCACAGTAAATTTCATTCTGGAGAACGACCCTTTGTATGCGAAGAATGTGGCGAGTCATTTTCACAGAAGGACCATCTCGTCATGCATTCACGTTTCCACGGCAGCTTACATCCATTCGTTTGCCACGACTGTGGTGCCACCTTCCAGAGAAAGTTTGAGCTGGTCAATCATGGGCGGTTGCACGGAAGGGTACCACACTCGTGTACGGTTTGCGGCAAAGAATTTCTTCAGAAACGTACTCTACTTGCCCACATGCGCTTGCACACTGGGGAGACTCCGTTTGCCTGCACTGTTTGCGGTGAGGCATTTCCTCGCAAAGCTGATTTGGTCGCTCACTCAAAGATACACAATAACAATACCAGTCCAGATGAGAAGCCATTGACTTGCAG gGAATGCGGATTGGAATTCTCAAATCGCGAAGCACTAACTCTGCATTTAAGGCTACATTCTGGCGATAGGACTCTGGTCACCGATCTGTGCGGGCTAGCAGCAGCGTTCCAGCAAACACCAGGTCACTTCCTAACGCCAAATACAACAGGGCCTCATCAG TATTTGCAGATGAATGGTCCTATCGGAACGCCGGGTGTTAGCCACATGCATGGGGCAACGCAGACATCCCCGCCAGTGGGTTCCGGGCCAAAACCGAAACCACATCTTTGTCCGGATTGTGGGCGCGGTTTCGCCCAAAAGCACGGGTTGTCACAGCATCAGCGCCGTCACACGGACGGTAGCTGCCACATCCGGTCCCACGTTTGCGACAAGTGCGGCAAGGCGTTCTTCCAAAAGAACCACTTGTTGCTTCATCAACGTCAACACATGGATCCTCCACCCAGTCTGCTTCGTCAGCAGCAGAGACAAGCAGCTCAGGCTGCGGCTCAGCAGGctcagcagcaacagcaacaacagcagcagcaacagcagcagcagcagcag cagcaacagcagcagcaacaacaacaacaacaacaacagcagcaacaacaacaacaacaacaacagcaacaacaaccgTGCACCGTTGATACGAAAGCAATACAATTGAACGTCACCATGTGA
- the LOC124183975 gene encoding zinc finger protein 250-like isoform X1, whose translation MCTTPGNAGAGFGYPWSFGGPGTDARDNAQSDLTTNISYAVNNNQDQGSSQKIQVDVKPAKLANSAHRRPVFNMNESCQQTPTTHHGHTGGAHNQTHGVHARAKKHHDVFSITCDKGGCNCDASHPTPPPSLFSNPLVFTAGDKHAMSKHFMTPIGPLQLTAEECNEILMKRAAAASNQANANSVATSQTDTTAHLGHVFTHVNTVQIETKVKQQQDMGSQVRVPKERPYSCSECGKSFLLKHHLTTHARVHTGERPHICPHCGKSFAHKHCLHTHLLLHSSERPYQCRECKKSFTLKHHLVTHTRVHTRERPFVCQECGRAFPLKRHLVTHSKFHSGERPFVCEECGESFSQKDHLVMHSRFHGSLHPFVCHDCGATFQRKFELVNHGRLHGRVPHSCTVCGKEFLQKRTLLAHMRLHTGETPFACTVCGEAFPRKADLVAHSKIHNNNTSPDEKPLTCRECGLEFSNREALTLHLRLHSGDRTLVTDLCGLAAAFQQTPGHFLTPNTTGPHQYLQMNGPIGTPGVSHMHGATQTSPPVGSGPKPKPHLCPDCGRGFAQKHGLSQHQRRHTDGSCHIRSHVCDKCGKAFFQKNHLLLHQRQHMDPPPSLLRQQQRQAAQAAAQQAQQQQQQQQQQQQQQQQVQQQQQQQACTVDTKAIQLQAIQQQVQVQQQQQQQQQQQQQQQQQQQQQQQQQQPCTVDTKAIQLNVTM comes from the exons ATGTGCACGACGCCTGGAAATGCAGGTGCCGGATTTGGTTACCCTTGGTCATTTGGTGGGCCAGGTACTGACGCCCGTGATAACGCTCAGAGTGATTTAACTACAAACATTAGCTACGCAGTAAACAATAATCAGGATCAGGGTTCGAGTCAGAAAATTCAGGTCGACGTCAAGCCGGCTAAGTTGGCCAACAGTGCCCACCGTCGTCCGGTTTTTAATATGAATGAGAGTTGTCAACAGACTCCGACTACTCATCACGGACACACAGGAGGAGCTCACAATCAAACTCACGGGGTTCACGCTCGTGCCAAGAAGCATCACGATGTCTTCTCGATAACCTGCGACAAAGGAGGTTGTAACTGTGACGCATCCCACCCTACACCCCCCCCATCCTTATTCTCTAATCCTTTGGTATTTACCGCAGGCGATAAACACGCCATGAGTAAACATTTTATGACCCCGATCGGACCGCTCCAGCTCACCGCTGAGGAGTGTAACGAGATCCTCATGAAGCGTGCCGCAGCTGCGTCCAACCAGGCTAACGCCAACAGCGTGGCGACAAGCCAGACGGACACGACAGCCCACCTTGGGCATGTCTTCACTCACGTGAATACAGTGCAGATCGAGACCAAGGTCAAACAGCAACAGGACATGGGGAGCCAGGTTCGGGTCCCCAAAGAACGGCCCTACTCATGCTCAGAGTGCGGCAAGTCATTCCTACTGAAGCATCATCTCACTACTCATGCCAGAGTTCATACTGGGGAGAGACCCCACATTTGCCCCCACTGCGGCAAGAGCTTTGCTCACAAACACTGTTTACATACTCACCTTTTGTTGCACAGTTCCGAGCGACCTTATCAGTGTCGGGAGTGCAAAAAGTCATTCACCCTGAAGCATCACTTGGTAACTCACACCCGTGTCCACACGAGAGAGCGACCCTTCGTATGCCAGGAGTGCGGTAGGGCATTTCCATTGAAACGCCACCTAGTTACCCACAGTAAATTTCATTCTGGAGAACGACCCTTTGTATGCGAAGAATGTGGCGAGTCATTTTCACAGAAGGACCATCTCGTCATGCATTCACGTTTCCACGGCAGCTTACATCCATTCGTTTGCCACGACTGTGGTGCCACCTTCCAGAGAAAGTTTGAGCTGGTCAATCATGGGCGGTTGCACGGAAGGGTACCACACTCGTGTACGGTTTGCGGCAAAGAATTTCTTCAGAAACGTACTCTACTTGCCCACATGCGCTTGCACACTGGGGAGACTCCGTTTGCCTGCACTGTTTGCGGTGAGGCATTTCCTCGCAAAGCTGATTTGGTCGCTCACTCAAAGATACACAATAACAATACCAGTCCAGATGAGAAGCCATTGACTTGCAG gGAATGCGGATTGGAATTCTCAAATCGCGAAGCACTAACTCTGCATTTAAGGCTACATTCTGGCGATAGGACTCTGGTCACCGATCTGTGCGGGCTAGCAGCAGCGTTCCAGCAAACACCAGGTCACTTCCTAACGCCAAATACAACAGGGCCTCATCAG TATTTGCAGATGAATGGTCCTATCGGAACGCCGGGTGTTAGCCACATGCATGGGGCAACGCAGACATCCCCGCCAGTGGGTTCCGGGCCAAAACCGAAACCACATCTTTGTCCGGATTGTGGGCGCGGTTTCGCCCAAAAGCACGGGTTGTCACAGCATCAGCGCCGTCACACGGACGGTAGCTGCCACATCCGGTCCCACGTTTGCGACAAGTGCGGCAAGGCGTTCTTCCAAAAGAACCACTTGTTGCTTCATCAACGTCAACACATGGATCCTCCACCCAGTCTGCTTCGTCAGCAGCAGAGACAAGCAGCTCAGGCTGCGGCTCAGCAGGctcagcagcaacagcaacaacagcagcagcaacagcagcagcagcagcaggtccaacaacagcagcagcagcaagcCTGCACCGTGGACACAAAAGCAATACAGCTGCAAGCAATACAACAGCAAGTTCAGGttcagcagcaacagcagcagcaacaacaacaacaacaacaacagcagcaacaacaacaacaacaacaacagcaacaacaaccgTGCACCGTTGATACGAAAGCAATACAATTGAACGTCACCATGTGA